The following proteins are co-located in the Trichormus variabilis 0441 genome:
- a CDS encoding DUF1636 domain-containing protein has translation MTTDNSLSVAEHTLFVCKTCASVWQDGKRVGESGGQKLLNQLQQLAQEWELRDKFPIREVECMSACNRSCVVAFTGKGKLTYLFGDLAVDDHASAVLECASKYYDKADGLLPWSERPEPLKKGILARIPT, from the coding sequence ATGACTACTGATAATTCCTTGAGTGTGGCAGAACACACACTCTTTGTCTGCAAAACCTGCGCTAGTGTCTGGCAAGATGGTAAACGCGTAGGTGAAAGCGGCGGTCAAAAACTTTTAAATCAACTCCAACAGCTAGCACAAGAGTGGGAGTTACGGGATAAATTCCCGATCCGAGAAGTGGAATGTATGAGTGCTTGCAACCGTTCTTGTGTTGTAGCTTTTACAGGTAAAGGCAAATTAACTTATTTATTTGGTGATCTAGCTGTAGATGATCATGCCTCTGCGGTATTGGAATGTGCTAGTAAATACTACGATAAAGCAGATGGTTTACTGCCTTGGTCAGAACGTCCCGAACCTTTGAAAAAAGGCATTCTCGCCAGGATTCCCACCTGA
- a CDS encoding glycoside hydrolase family 10 protein — MVSTTTRFSDIPNHWARPFIEALAARRILNGYPDGTFRPNNSVTRAEFAAIVAAVFNISVKRPYINFTDVPTSNWAANAIKKAYETGFLSGFPDKTFRPGNQISRGDILVSLVNGLEIATKIKPDLLEKLPEIYQDAGNIPAYGRNQIAIATSAGLVSSFPNIKSLNFTTAATRGDVAAIIYQALVYLGQAEKIASVYLVIPPKPTLPTVRVSHNREFRGAWITTVWNSDWPSKAGLSVAQQQAELVAILTRLQELNFNAVILQVRPEGDALYASELEPWSAWLTGTPGKAPEPFYDPLQFAIAEAHKRNLEVHAWFNPYRAKTSTKSAPNVRPHISVTNPEVVYQWGNQLWMDPGIKIVQDRAYNVIIDVVRRYDIDAVHLDDYFYPYPIQGQAFPDDKTYAAYKSVGGQLNLNDWRRQNVDQMVLRLSQGIKATKSYVKFGISPFGIYRPGQPPGITGLDAYSVLYADAKKWLEQGWVDYLAPQLYWRTDQTSQSYPVLLKWWTEINSKRRHIYAGNNIGQLDGKAWKNEEIEKQVKISRNQAGELSLGNIFFSVSSIIENRQDISATFQNSLYTTPAIAPAMPWQTATTPPAPKELQVNNRRLSWQPGDNQPVRSWTLYRQTGSNWILQRVLSAGTTFATVQPGTYAVCAVDRLANESQGVIINVS, encoded by the coding sequence ATGGTATCTACTACTACACGTTTCTCCGATATTCCTAACCATTGGGCGCGTCCGTTCATCGAAGCTTTGGCAGCAAGACGGATTTTAAATGGCTATCCTGATGGAACTTTTCGCCCTAATAATTCAGTTACCCGTGCTGAGTTCGCCGCTATAGTTGCAGCCGTATTTAATATATCTGTAAAACGTCCGTACATTAATTTTACTGACGTACCGACAAGTAATTGGGCAGCAAATGCCATCAAAAAAGCTTACGAAACCGGATTCTTGAGTGGTTTCCCCGATAAAACCTTTCGCCCTGGTAATCAAATCTCTAGGGGGGATATCTTAGTATCTCTAGTCAATGGATTGGAAATAGCCACGAAGATTAAACCGGATTTACTAGAAAAATTACCGGAAATTTATCAAGATGCGGGTAATATACCAGCTTATGGCAGAAATCAAATTGCGATCGCCACTAGTGCAGGTTTAGTCTCCAGTTTTCCCAATATCAAATCACTTAACTTCACTACTGCGGCTACTCGTGGTGATGTGGCCGCAATTATTTATCAAGCTTTAGTTTATCTTGGTCAGGCAGAAAAGATCGCCTCTGTTTACTTGGTGATACCCCCAAAACCCACATTACCCACCGTACGGGTAAGCCATAACAGAGAGTTCCGGGGGGCTTGGATAACCACAGTATGGAATAGTGACTGGCCTTCCAAAGCTGGACTTTCTGTAGCTCAACAGCAGGCTGAATTAGTGGCAATTCTTACCCGTCTCCAAGAGTTGAATTTCAACGCCGTAATTTTGCAAGTGCGACCAGAAGGAGATGCTTTATATGCGTCTGAGTTAGAACCTTGGAGTGCTTGGCTGACAGGGACTCCAGGCAAAGCTCCAGAACCATTTTACGATCCATTGCAGTTTGCGATCGCCGAAGCCCATAAACGCAACCTAGAAGTTCATGCTTGGTTCAACCCCTACCGCGCCAAAACCAGCACCAAAAGCGCGCCTAACGTTCGTCCCCACATCTCCGTAACCAATCCAGAAGTAGTCTATCAATGGGGTAATCAACTGTGGATGGACCCAGGGATAAAAATTGTCCAAGATAGGGCTTACAACGTCATCATTGATGTTGTTCGCCGTTATGACATAGATGCAGTCCACCTCGATGATTACTTCTATCCCTATCCCATTCAAGGCCAGGCTTTCCCCGATGATAAAACCTATGCTGCCTATAAATCAGTAGGTGGACAACTGAACTTAAACGACTGGCGACGGCAAAACGTTGATCAAATGGTGTTGCGTCTGTCTCAAGGCATCAAAGCGACAAAATCTTACGTTAAATTTGGTATCAGCCCCTTTGGCATTTATCGCCCCGGACAACCACCAGGAATCACAGGCTTAGATGCCTATAGTGTACTATATGCTGATGCCAAGAAATGGTTAGAGCAAGGCTGGGTGGATTATCTAGCACCGCAACTATATTGGCGTACTGACCAAACCAGCCAGAGTTATCCCGTATTGCTGAAATGGTGGACAGAAATTAATTCTAAGCGGCGACACATTTACGCAGGTAACAATATTGGACAACTTGACGGCAAAGCTTGGAAAAATGAAGAGATAGAAAAACAAGTCAAAATCAGCCGCAATCAAGCCGGAGAATTATCTCTGGGCAATATCTTTTTTAGCGTCAGTTCTATTATTGAAAATCGCCAGGATATCTCAGCAACTTTCCAAAATTCACTTTATACTACACCTGCCATAGCACCTGCTATGCCTTGGCAGACTGCAACTACACCACCTGCACCAAAAGAACTGCAAGTCAACAACCGCAGACTCAGTTGGCAACCAGGAGATAATCAACCCGTCCGTTCTTGGACACTTTATCGTCAAACTGGCAGTAATTGGATACTACAGCGAGTCTTGTCTGCTGGGACAACCTTCGCCACAGTCCAACCAGGAACCTATGCTGTCTGTGCAGTAGACCGATTAGCAAATGAGAGCCAGGGTGTAATCATTAACGTTAGTTGA
- a CDS encoding cobalt-precorrin-6A reductase, with amino-acid sequence MRLLILGGTGDAAELSAKVATIPGIEAIASLAGRTREPSLPSGNVRVGGFGGAAGLADYLRQMQVDVLIDATHPFAAQISENAALAADEVEIPRLMLIRPPWVKVAGDRWIEVDTTSAAAAILKNQAKRVFLTVGRQELSAFAHLHDIWFLMRMIDPPAADALVPPGVILCDRGPFTLPQERDILIQHNIDTLVSKNSGGDATYAKIIAARELGVQVVMVNRPVVPACEQVTDADAAVAWLLEKL; translated from the coding sequence ATGCGCCTTTTAATTCTGGGTGGAACTGGAGATGCAGCCGAACTAAGTGCTAAAGTTGCAACTATTCCAGGTATTGAGGCGATCGCATCTTTAGCCGGTCGCACCCGTGAACCTTCTCTCCCATCTGGTAATGTCCGTGTTGGGGGTTTTGGTGGTGCGGCTGGATTGGCTGACTATCTGCGTCAGATGCAGGTTGATGTATTAATTGACGCTACCCACCCTTTTGCTGCACAAATTTCTGAGAATGCGGCGCTGGCGGCTGATGAGGTGGAGATACCACGTTTGATGTTAATCCGTCCTCCCTGGGTGAAAGTAGCAGGCGATCGCTGGATAGAAGTTGATACTACAAGCGCCGCCGCCGCTATTTTAAAAAATCAAGCCAAAAGAGTATTTTTAACTGTTGGGAGACAAGAACTCTCCGCTTTCGCTCATCTACATGATATTTGGTTTCTCATGCGGATGATCGATCCTCCGGCTGCTGATGCTTTAGTTCCGCCTGGGGTGATATTGTGCGATCGCGGCCCCTTTACCCTACCCCAAGAAAGAGACATTCTCATTCAACATAATATTGATACTTTAGTTAGTAAAAATAGTGGGGGTGATGCCACTTACGCCAAGATTATTGCAGCAAGAGAACTAGGCGTACAGGTTGTCATGGTCAATCGTCCAGTCGTACCAGCCTGTGAACAAGTAACAGACGCTGATGCGGCGGTAGCTTGGCTGCTAGAAAAGTTGTAA
- a CDS encoding cyanophycin synthetase, translating into MPLVTSIIQKIAPQIGAVVVVDPEYELVGHITFKNGKKSFFSTTKLNINGFGSAEIAKDKGYSKFFLKHFGYHVTEGQTFFNQKLCKKIGNERDIDAGFEYAKLIGFPVIIKPINLSQGKLVTKIHNKTEYYQVAKKILRANAGLIIERFYLGKDYRIVVIDDEIIAAYQRLPLSVIGDGKSNVTELIQRKQDGFIQNLGKKIIDVDDFRIKRKLQKQSLNLNSVIPNGKVVYLLDNANLSSGGEAVDVTENIHPDFQKLALNVTKDMGLRLMGLDIITQDITRPMVDYVIIEVNGSPGLTHYASIGDIQTKRVEDLYLKVLKALETEYNSEN; encoded by the coding sequence ATGCCATTAGTCACGTCAATAATTCAGAAGATAGCACCTCAAATAGGTGCGGTTGTTGTGGTAGATCCAGAATATGAATTAGTGGGGCATATTACATTTAAAAATGGAAAAAAATCATTTTTTAGTACCACGAAATTAAATATTAACGGTTTTGGTTCCGCAGAAATAGCCAAAGATAAGGGTTATTCAAAATTTTTCCTCAAACATTTTGGCTATCATGTGACTGAAGGGCAAACATTTTTTAATCAGAAATTATGTAAAAAAATAGGTAACGAACGAGATATTGATGCTGGATTTGAATATGCTAAACTTATTGGATTTCCAGTAATTATTAAACCCATTAATTTAAGCCAAGGAAAATTAGTTACAAAAATTCATAACAAAACGGAGTATTATCAAGTAGCCAAAAAAATATTGCGAGCTAATGCAGGATTGATTATTGAGAGATTTTATCTAGGTAAAGATTACAGAATTGTGGTGATAGATGACGAAATAATAGCGGCATATCAAAGGCTACCACTATCAGTAATTGGAGATGGAAAATCAAATGTTACAGAATTAATACAACGTAAGCAAGATGGTTTCATCCAAAATTTGGGAAAAAAAATTATTGATGTTGATGACTTTCGGATTAAACGCAAGTTGCAGAAGCAAAGTCTCAATTTAAACAGTGTGATTCCCAATGGTAAGGTTGTATATCTTTTAGATAATGCTAATTTATCTAGTGGCGGTGAAGCAGTGGATGTTACGGAAAATATTCATCCCGACTTTCAGAAATTGGCTTTAAACGTCACAAAAGATATGGGATTGCGATTAATGGGTTTGGATATAATTACTCAAGATATTACCAGACCTATGGTGGATTATGTGATTATTGAAGTTAATGGTTCTCCTGGCTTAACACATTATGCTTCCATTGGAGATATTCAAACTAAGAGAGTGGAAGATTTATATCTCAAAGTTTTGAAAGCATTGGAAACGGAGTACAACAGCGAAAATTAA
- a CDS encoding vWA domain-containing protein gives MVKTSYEFDQPILPAGFSLKANILLRFRAEIPESPRRNLNLSLVIDRSGSMAGAALHHALKAAESVVDQLEPKDILSVVVYDDAVDTVVSPQPVTDKPALKKSIRQVRAGGITNLSGGWLKGCEYVKHQLDPQKINRVLLLTDGHANMGIQDPKILTATSAQKAEEGITTTTLGFAQGFNEDLLIGMARAANGNFYFIQSIDEAAEVFSIELDSLRAVVGQNLKVTLELADGITLVDTLSLAKVSQNEAGQPVITLGELYEGEDKLLGLSLMISSAQVGNLPVMKLHYSADVVQNDVIQRVSGTTDVIAKVGTVEESALASSSHIILDLSRLTIAKAKETALELAEHGQHQAAEKTLRDLVQYLRDQGLNENFEIAEEIDQLEYFAGRIAQQALGNAGRKELRDQSYQTMTRNRGDLVGRGVTAGDEVHAMPVVNEIGTGVELACVREGGKLRIKVISDGYDQTKNVQFPRSIRAEGARYIVEGLELSSNGSFYRVVGKVSRFAKPGETDIFVAPRQSRSTNTSKASKAPATAADLPTTDTIDHGVLIQCVKDGSKLRARVVSDGYEPDWNMRFPRSIREEGMLYVVEEVKTAPDGKSYIASGEIKRFLQPNITN, from the coding sequence ATGGTAAAAACAAGTTATGAATTCGACCAACCTATTTTACCCGCCGGATTTTCATTAAAGGCTAATATCCTACTACGTTTTCGTGCGGAAATACCCGAATCTCCCCGGCGCAACCTTAACCTTTCCCTTGTAATTGACCGCTCAGGTTCTATGGCAGGTGCAGCTTTACATCATGCCCTCAAGGCGGCTGAATCTGTGGTAGATCAACTTGAGCCAAAGGATATTCTCTCAGTGGTCGTTTACGATGATGCGGTAGATACGGTTGTTTCACCCCAACCTGTAACTGACAAACCTGCGCTCAAAAAGTCCATACGTCAGGTGAGGGCAGGTGGTATTACTAACTTATCGGGAGGATGGCTCAAGGGGTGCGAATATGTCAAGCATCAACTCGATCCGCAAAAAATAAATCGTGTGCTACTGCTGACTGATGGTCATGCCAATATGGGTATTCAAGACCCAAAGATACTCACAGCCACATCAGCCCAAAAAGCTGAAGAAGGGATTACTACAACTACTTTGGGGTTTGCTCAAGGTTTCAATGAGGATCTACTAATTGGGATGGCGAGAGCTGCTAATGGCAACTTCTACTTCATTCAAAGCATTGATGAAGCAGCAGAAGTTTTTAGCATTGAACTAGATAGTCTTAGAGCTGTAGTAGGTCAAAACTTGAAAGTAACACTAGAGTTAGCTGATGGTATCACTCTGGTTGATACTTTAAGTCTTGCTAAAGTTAGCCAAAATGAAGCTGGTCAACCTGTAATTACCTTGGGGGAGCTTTACGAGGGAGAAGATAAGCTTCTGGGTTTGAGTTTGATGATATCCTCTGCTCAAGTAGGTAATTTACCAGTGATGAAGCTGCATTACAGTGCTGATGTAGTGCAGAATGACGTTATTCAAAGGGTTTCCGGAACAACAGATGTCATCGCCAAAGTTGGCACAGTTGAGGAATCAGCGTTAGCCTCTTCCAGTCATATTATCCTCGACCTCAGCCGCCTGACGATCGCCAAAGCTAAAGAAACAGCCCTCGAATTAGCAGAACATGGTCAGCATCAAGCAGCTGAAAAAACCCTCCGTGATTTGGTGCAGTATCTCCGAGACCAAGGCTTAAATGAGAATTTTGAAATTGCAGAAGAGATTGATCAGCTGGAGTATTTCGCAGGTCGAATTGCACAACAAGCTCTAGGTAACGCCGGGCGGAAAGAACTACGTGATCAAAGTTATCAAACAATGACGCGCAATCGCGGTGATCTGGTGGGGCGCGGTGTCACTGCTGGCGATGAAGTACACGCAATGCCGGTTGTCAATGAAATCGGTACTGGGGTGGAACTTGCTTGCGTCCGTGAAGGCGGTAAACTACGGATTAAAGTTATATCTGATGGTTACGACCAAACTAAAAATGTTCAATTTCCCCGTTCCATTCGTGCTGAAGGAGCGCGGTACATTGTTGAAGGGCTAGAATTGTCAAGTAATGGCTCTTTCTACCGTGTAGTCGGCAAAGTCAGTCGTTTTGCCAAACCTGGTGAAACAGACATTTTTGTTGCTCCTAGACAATCGAGATCAACTAACACAAGTAAAGCCTCCAAAGCTCCAGCTACTGCGGCCGATCTTCCCACCACTGACACCATAGATCATGGTGTTCTCATTCAATGCGTCAAAGATGGTAGCAAGTTACGCGCTAGGGTAGTCTCCGACGGATATGAACCGGATTGGAATATGCGTTTTCCCCGTTCCATTCGTGAGGAAGGAATGCTTTATGTGGTTGAGGAAGTGAAGACAGCACCTGATGGCAAGTCTTATATTGCTTCTGGCGAGATTAAGCGATTTTTACAACCGAATATTACTAACTAA
- a CDS encoding DUF4360 domain-containing protein has protein sequence MTNPNFTKTSINSVKAFLAASTMIMASVGPALANNKVEILGAEYGGNGCPDGSASVNVSPDGQELSILFDNFIALGNKAAERRKSCNMSIPIKVPQGFQISLYDADYRGYVAPSTTGRLRAEYFFAGQRGPVFSRTFRGETDYNVRDKLVTVGNVWSRCGDSVNMRVNAAMTASGQGMATVDSFDLAHRGLVYHVKYRQCR, from the coding sequence ATGACTAATCCAAACTTCACAAAAACATCTATCAACTCCGTAAAAGCTTTTCTGGCTGCCTCCACAATGATCATGGCTTCTGTCGGCCCTGCCCTTGCTAACAACAAAGTTGAAATTTTAGGCGCAGAATATGGTGGTAACGGTTGCCCTGATGGGTCTGCTAGTGTGAATGTTAGCCCTGATGGTCAAGAGTTAAGTATTCTATTTGATAACTTTATCGCTCTGGGCAATAAAGCAGCAGAACGTCGCAAAAGCTGTAATATGAGCATTCCGATTAAAGTACCCCAAGGCTTTCAAATTTCCCTTTATGATGCTGATTATCGGGGCTATGTTGCTCCTAGTACAACTGGGAGACTAAGAGCAGAGTACTTTTTTGCAGGTCAGCGCGGGCCAGTTTTCTCCAGAACATTTAGAGGCGAAACCGACTACAACGTCCGAGATAAATTAGTTACTGTGGGTAATGTCTGGTCACGTTGTGGTGACAGTGTAAATATGCGTGTGAATGCTGCAATGACTGCTAGTGGCCAAGGGATGGCGACTGTTGACTCTTTTGACCTGGCTCACCGTGGCTTGGTTTATCACGTTAAATATCGCCAGTGCCGTTAG